Proteins from a single region of Thermosipho japonicus:
- a CDS encoding AAA family ATPase, which produces MRIESIKLSKFKQFKDFKIEFTKNNNQDNDFHVIVAKMGVGKSNLLESINWCLYGKEIFGKITKPTDPDVLNNNCLNEDGEHIVKVNLNLLDEKVNYLILRESKFKVNNKKAISLNESHLSFSNYIGMILKDLDAKKEIENLLPEDLRDQFFFNGERLDNYFDEIQGVKISYVIKKMSGLDILESFKDALEKIKSRYLRDIKVNENNLNKKKDLEKKLDRIKDNKKEAEKLLQSQILDLEKAKKRLQDINHKLEKLKEYEIYKKQLESIKNLIQEFEIKKREILEKKAQVVFELSTIIFGWSAIEKVYNENKEIEVNYDYLPTEIIKDALKENKCPICEATLDEKHRNILEKYLSLDKDFIISVKDYNYLTKKILELESVRKNLNSQLGEVLTKIEEYNNKLKSVEKNLSEIHAEELIKLYNEKKELENQIEIINQKIGGFNNQIKFFEKEEKEIESELGKLATGDSNKIFEKIKFVENLQQIILNTIINRRDEIKKEILDYIKENLEKLMWKKDLISDVEFSSNFSLNVYDKYRNMILNRLSGGEKSVLTLSFALAMHKASGVNAPIILDRPLANISGDSYDKLIEMFSKISKEKQIIIMITDKEYQQSVKLLNELATTIHILEMNESSEVKIAEKYVKEVI; this is translated from the coding sequence TTGAGAATTGAGAGTATAAAGTTATCAAAATTCAAACAATTTAAAGATTTTAAAATTGAATTTACAAAAAATAATAATCAAGACAATGATTTTCATGTAATTGTTGCAAAAATGGGTGTGGGAAAAAGTAATTTACTTGAATCAATTAATTGGTGTTTATATGGAAAAGAAATTTTCGGAAAAATAACAAAACCCACTGATCCTGATGTTTTAAACAATAATTGTTTAAATGAAGACGGTGAACACATTGTAAAAGTAAATTTGAATTTATTAGATGAAAAAGTAAATTATTTAATCTTAAGAGAATCAAAGTTTAAAGTAAATAATAAAAAAGCTATTTCTTTGAACGAAAGTCATCTTTCTTTTAGCAATTATATTGGTATGATCTTAAAAGATCTTGATGCAAAAAAAGAGATAGAAAATCTTTTACCTGAAGATTTAAGAGATCAATTTTTCTTTAATGGAGAAAGGTTGGATAATTATTTTGATGAAATCCAGGGGGTAAAAATATCTTATGTAATTAAAAAGATGTCTGGGCTTGATATTTTAGAAAGTTTTAAAGATGCTTTAGAGAAAATTAAATCTAGATATTTGAGAGATATAAAAGTAAATGAAAATAATCTTAATAAAAAGAAAGATTTAGAAAAGAAGTTAGATCGTATAAAAGATAATAAAAAAGAAGCAGAAAAGTTACTTCAATCTCAAATCTTAGATCTTGAAAAAGCTAAAAAAAGGTTGCAAGATATCAACCACAAATTGGAAAAATTAAAAGAATATGAGATTTATAAAAAACAATTAGAAAGCATAAAAAATTTGATTCAAGAATTTGAAATTAAAAAACGCGAAATTTTAGAAAAGAAAGCACAAGTTGTTTTTGAGTTAAGCACAATAATATTTGGCTGGTCAGCTATTGAAAAAGTCTATAATGAAAATAAAGAAATTGAAGTTAACTATGATTATTTACCTACTGAAATTATAAAAGATGCTCTAAAGGAAAACAAATGCCCAATATGTGAAGCAACATTAGATGAAAAACATAGAAATATTTTAGAAAAATATCTTTCACTTGATAAAGATTTTATTATTAGTGTAAAAGATTATAATTATTTAACTAAGAAAATTTTAGAATTGGAAAGTGTAAGAAAGAATTTAAACAGTCAATTAGGTGAAGTTTTAACAAAAATAGAAGAATACAACAATAAGTTAAAAAGTGTGGAAAAAAACCTTTCGGAAATTCATGCCGAGGAACTTATTAAATTATATAATGAAAAAAAAGAACTTGAAAATCAAATTGAAATAATTAACCAAAAAATTGGAGGATTTAATAATCAAATTAAATTCTTTGAGAAAGAGGAAAAAGAAATTGAAAGTGAATTAGGAAAACTTGCTACAGGCGATTCAAATAAAATTTTTGAAAAAATAAAATTTGTTGAAAATTTACAACAAATAATACTTAATACTATAATAAATAGAAGAGATGAAATAAAAAAAGAGATACTAGATTATATAAAAGAAAATTTAGAAAAACTTATGTGGAAAAAAGATTTAATTAGTGATGTAGAATTTTCATCAAATTTTTCTTTGAATGTGTATGATAAATATAGAAACATGATTTTAAATCGTTTGTCAGGTGGTGAAAAATCGGTTTTAACTTTATCTTTTGCTCTAGCAATGCACAAGGCTTCAGGAGTAAATGCTCCTATAATTTTGGATAGACCTCTAGCAAATATATCTGGTGATTCGTATGATAAATTAATTGAAATGTTTTCAAAAATTTCCAAAGAAAAGCAAATAATAATAATGATTACTGATAAAGAATATCAACAATCTGTTAAATTGTTGAATGAACTTGCAACAACAATACATATTTTAGAAATGAATGAAAGTTCAGAAGTAAAAATTGCTGAAAAATACGTAAAAGAGGTGATATGA
- a CDS encoding DEAD/DEAH box helicase family protein: MSFKKLILKRTYSSEIDDILNDFYIPVLKESISYFRISGFFTSESLAIAAGGILGLIKNEGKMKLIVSPRLTFEDIETIKEANQEPSKYIDSILEKNIEFLENEFVRDHLFALGWMIANNRLDIKIALLSNQEGIIMLSDKIIDSGLFHQKIGIFTDKEGNMISFSGSINETLLGWQRNVEEFKVFRSWIDVENEYVKEDLKKFEKYWSNNATNLKVIEIPEAIKQKLVKIVPKDFDINSLEKWYKKDSDNKVKKITLFEHQNEAINNWESNNFRGIISMATGTGKTYTAIGAIDRILKNNQKHFVVISVPYSHLIEQWNNSIKKFGLNVNFIVKCFSENRKWHSDLKRYVRKLLLGQIKNLLIISTHDTLVSDKMKDILLNIKTDIETILVADEVHSIGSLKRRENLSNIFRYRLGLSATPKRMYDDFGNSFLKEYFGEIVYEFSLCDAIYKVNPLTYNTFLTPYYYYPYLCTLTDSETKKYNYLTLKILNLVKNSSNNIFDEIDSDEKLKMFLIKRSKIIKAARNKIKVLENIISDIEKNHGEISHTIIFTDDKLINETIDLLKSKNIYAVKFTQELSNKQRIDVLENFGKGIIQVLIAMKILDEGVDVPESKIAIIMSSSTNPREFIQRIGRILRISENKKYSYIYDIFTKPKYIEDTALNLEDSLFKAEKERVKIIAKCALNYKEVMDKVNEI; this comes from the coding sequence AGCAATTGCTGCTGGAGGAATATTAGGTTTGATAAAGAATGAAGGAAAAATGAAATTAATTGTATCACCAAGATTAACTTTTGAAGATATAGAAACTATTAAAGAAGCAAATCAGGAACCTTCAAAATATATAGATTCTATTCTTGAAAAAAATATAGAATTTTTGGAAAATGAATTTGTTAGAGATCATTTATTTGCTTTAGGCTGGATGATCGCAAACAATAGATTAGACATAAAAATTGCACTATTATCTAACCAGGAAGGCATTATTATGCTTTCAGATAAAATAATTGATTCAGGTTTATTTCACCAAAAAATTGGAATATTTACTGACAAGGAAGGAAATATGATTTCTTTTAGTGGTTCTATAAATGAAACATTATTAGGTTGGCAAAGAAATGTTGAGGAATTTAAGGTATTTAGAAGTTGGATAGATGTTGAAAATGAATATGTAAAAGAAGATCTAAAAAAATTTGAAAAATATTGGAGTAATAATGCAACTAATTTAAAAGTTATTGAAATACCAGAGGCAATTAAGCAAAAATTAGTCAAAATAGTTCCCAAAGATTTTGATATTAACTCTCTTGAAAAATGGTATAAAAAAGATAGTGATAATAAAGTAAAAAAGATAACTCTTTTTGAACACCAGAATGAAGCAATAAATAACTGGGAATCTAATAATTTTAGGGGAATCATTTCAATGGCAACGGGTACAGGAAAAACTTATACAGCAATAGGAGCAATTGATAGAATTTTAAAGAATAATCAAAAACATTTTGTTGTAATATCTGTGCCTTATTCTCATTTAATTGAACAGTGGAATAATTCAATTAAAAAATTTGGCTTAAATGTTAATTTTATAGTAAAGTGTTTTTCTGAGAACAGAAAATGGCATTCTGATCTTAAAAGATATGTAAGAAAGCTTTTACTGGGGCAAATTAAAAACTTATTAATAATTTCTACACATGATACTTTAGTAAGTGACAAAATGAAAGATATATTATTAAATATTAAAACTGATATTGAAACAATTTTAGTTGCTGACGAAGTGCATAGCATTGGTTCTCTAAAAAGACGTGAGAATCTATCGAATATTTTTCGTTATAGGCTTGGACTTAGTGCAACACCAAAAAGAATGTACGATGATTTTGGTAATAGTTTTTTAAAAGAATATTTTGGTGAAATTGTATATGAATTTTCTCTTTGTGATGCTATTTATAAGGTTAATCCTTTAACTTATAATACATTTTTAACTCCATATTATTATTATCCATATTTGTGTACTTTAACTGATAGTGAAACAAAAAAGTATAATTACTTAACTTTAAAAATACTTAATTTAGTGAAAAATTCTTCAAATAATATTTTTGATGAAATTGATTCTGATGAAAAATTAAAAATGTTTTTAATAAAAAGAAGTAAGATTATTAAAGCTGCAAGAAACAAGATAAAAGTTTTAGAAAATATAATTAGTGACATTGAAAAGAATCATGGAGAAATTAGTCATACAATAATTTTTACAGATGATAAGTTAATAAATGAAACTATTGATTTATTAAAATCCAAAAATATATATGCAGTCAAATTCACTCAAGAATTGTCTAATAAACAAAGGATTGATGTATTGGAAAATTTTGGAAAAGGGATTATTCAGGTACTTATAGCGATGAAAATACTTGATGAAGGTGTTGATGTACCAGAATCTAAAATAGCAATTATAATGTCAAGCAGTACAAATCCTAGAGAATTCATACAAAGAATTGGAAGAATATTAAGAATTTCTGAAAATAAAAAATATTCTTATATTTACGATATATTCACAAAACCAAAGTATATAGAAGATACAGCTTTAAACTTAGAAGACTCTTTGTTTAAGGCTGAAAAAGAGAGAGTAAAAATTATCGCAAAGTGTGCTTTAAACTACAAAGAGGTAATGGACAAAGTGAATGAAATATAA